A section of the Pseudomonadota bacterium genome encodes:
- a CDS encoding VPLPA-CTERM sorting domain-containing protein, whose amino-acid sequence MKKKLVGLMVGLVIIGIAALHDEANASLYRLEASILVDRVHSYTWTVGSGGSNPIPLPSGMNVNAGDLATIVFEYEVTNTTPNQIIDSNGDTKNYLYGINQDFYPGFFSASVSINGQQWRLSSELNTLTEGGLYMSEGPLSPGSDDRWQQVQWRINSYDDFADTEFPFSYGDEDITMNLRDITPPNELYGLPLSVPTSEDDLHLPALDSDTYISFSSWGDIDADTGIGWQVNFVDQFESFTLRPVPIPGAVWLLGSGLTGLFALRRKKQS is encoded by the coding sequence ATGAAGAAGAAACTGGTAGGGTTAATGGTAGGATTAGTAATCATTGGTATTGCAGCATTACATGACGAAGCAAATGCTTCCTTATATCGGTTGGAAGCTTCTATCCTAGTAGACAGAGTCCACTCCTACACCTGGACAGTTGGGAGTGGTGGGTCTAATCCAATACCACTTCCGTCGGGAATGAATGTGAACGCCGGTGATCTTGCGACCATCGTATTCGAGTACGAAGTGACCAACACAACTCCTAATCAAATCATTGACTCAAACGGCGATACGAAAAATTACTTGTATGGAATAAACCAAGACTTTTATCCGGGTTTTTTTTCCGCCAGTGTTAGCATCAACGGTCAACAATGGCGACTAAGTTCCGAACTCAATACGCTGACGGAGGGCGGGCTGTATATGTCCGAAGGCCCTCTGTCTCCTGGTAGTGACGACAGATGGCAGCAAGTGCAATGGAGAATCAACTCCTACGACGACTTCGCCGATACTGAGTTTCCCTTCTCGTACGGGGACGAAGACATAACGATGAATCTTCGGGATATTACACCGCCAAACGAACTCTATGGACTTCCGCTTTCCGTTCCCACTTCAGAGGACGATCTTCATCTGCCGGCTCTGGATTCGGACACCTACATCAGTTTTAGTTCGTGGGGGGATATTGACGCTGATACGGGCATCGGATGGCAGGTAAATTTCGTTGATCAGTTCGAGAGCTTTACATTGCGCCCCGTCCCGATTCCCGGCGCTGTCTGGCTCCTCGGCTCTGGACTAACTGGTCTATTTGCATTGAGAAGAAAAAAGCAGAGTTAA